Proteins from one Triticum aestivum cultivar Chinese Spring chromosome 7A, IWGSC CS RefSeq v2.1, whole genome shotgun sequence genomic window:
- the LOC123154958 gene encoding L-type lectin-domain containing receptor kinase IX.1-like, with the protein MGSRRRPTTTLVLVLLLHLYYAPRSASSLSFSLNFSDAGAGSWIDLDGDASISPPRLELTKNLLSSVGRASYAYKVPLWNGDTGEMASFTTNFSFQITPVKESSGEGMAFFLGHFPSEIPPQSGGGGLGLLPAFTNGTGTTRMVAVEFDTLGNSYYGGISKNHVGIDVNSMVSTESTPITTTQNLTSSYVMRATVTYHNVSKMLAVDLHIDDALFQVNATVDLSKQLPEEVAVGFSAATGNASELHRILSWSFSSTLPPLPTRNNHKKLVVILSSVLVPLLSLVVCVAVLLWRRHKKMKANEDRQERYADRADLERGVAAGGPRRYTYHELVAATRHFAEEEKLGRGGFGSVYRGHLTLTPAAADRRAVAVKMLSAESSAQGRKEFEAEVRIISRLKHRNLVQLLGWCDSHKGLLLVYELVAEGSLDRHLYSKEKCLTWPQRYKIILGLGSALHYLHREWEQCVVHGDIKPSNIMLDSSMSTKLGDFGLARLVDHDTGLMQTTKAVLGTVGYIDPEFVNTRRPCTESDVYSFGVVLLEIVSGRRPVMETAGKSFTLVRWVWSLYGKNAILDAADERLRGDEANEGWMVRVLIVGLWCAHPDRSERPSIAQTMHVLQSVEARLPALPQHMYRTVPDPMSSSGPDEAFSIDSSTSSSGCVRSSSVNTGATKLSSDLSSTALLQQSKDLTN; encoded by the coding sequence ATGGGCTCCCGCCGTCGTCCGACCACCACCCTAGTCCTGGTGCTGCTGCTACACCTCTACTACGCGCCGCGCTCGGCCTCCTCGCTCAGCTTCAGCCTCAACTTCTCCGACGCCGGCGCCGGCTCATGGATCGACTTGGACGGCGACGCATCCATCAGCCCGCCAAGGCTCGAGCTGACCAAGAACCTCCTGAGCAGCGTCGGTCGGGCGTCGTACGCGTACAAGGTGCCCCTGTGGAACGGCGACACCGGCGAGATGGCTAGCTTCACCACCAACTTCTCCTTCCAGATCACTCCGGTGAAGGAAAGCTCCGGCGAAGGGATGGCCTTCTTCCTCGGCCACTTCCCGTCGGAGATCCCGCcccagagcggcggtggcggcctcggcctcctcccggCCTTCACCAATGGGACGGGGACCACCCGGATGGTGGCCGTCGAGTTCGACACTCTCGGCAACTCCTACTATGGCGGCATCAGCAAGAACCATGTCGGCATCGACGTCAACTCCATGGTTTCCACGGAGTCCACCCCCATCACGACCACGCAGAACCTCACGTCGTCCTATGTCATGAGGGCAACTGTCACGTACCACAACGTGTCCAAGATGCTGGCCGTTGATCTCCACATCGACGATGCCCTGTTCCAGGTCAATGCGACCGTCGATCTGAGCAAACAGCTACCGGAGGAGGTCGCCGTTGGCTTCTCGGCGGCCACCGGCAACGCCTCCGAGCTGCACCGGATACTCTCATGGTCATTCAGTTCCACTCTACCTCCTCTTCCGACCAGGAACAACCACAAAAAGTTAGTAGTGATCCTGTCATCCGTACTAGTCCCATTGCTTTCTTTGGTGGTATGTGTGGCCGTGTTGCTATGGCGGCGACACAAGAAAATGAAGGCAAATGAGGACAGGCAAGAACGGTACGCCGACAGAGCTGACCTCGAGAGAGGTGTGGCTGCCGGCGGCCCCAGGCGGTACACCTACCACGAGCTGGTTGCCGCAACGAGACACTTCGCGGAGGAGGAGAAGCTCGGGCGAGGCGGCTTCGGGAGCGTTTACCGGGGTCACCTCACGCTTACACCCGCAGCCGCCGACCGCCGTGCGGTGGCGGTAAAGATGTTGTCGGCCGAGTCGTCGGCGCAGGGGAGAAAGGAGTTCGAGGCTGAGGTGAGGATCATCAGCAGATTGAAGCATCGTAACCTTGTGCAGCTGCTGGGTTGGTGCGACAGCCACAAGGGTCTCCTGCTCGTCTATGAGCTCGTGGCGGAGGGCAGCCTAGACAGGCATCTCTACAGCAAGGAAAAATGTCTCACATGGCCACAGAGGTACAAGATCATCCTTGGCTTGGGATCCGCGTTGCACTACCTCCACAGAGAGTGGGAGCAGTGCGTCGTGCATGGCGACATCAAGCCTAGCAACATTATGCTCGACTCATCGATGAGCACCAAGCTCGGGGACTTCGGGTTGGCCCGGCTCGTCGACCACGACACGGGGTTGATGCAGACCACCAAGGCCGTGCTCGGCACAGTCGGGTACATCGATCCTGAGTTCGTCAACACGCGTCGGCCATGCACCGAGtccgacgtgtacagcttcggTGTCGTCCTCCTGGAGATCGTCTCCGGCCGGCGTCCGGTGATGGAGACCGCTGGGAAATCCTTCACGTTGGTCAGGTGGGTGTGGAGCCTATATGGCAAGAACGCGATCCTCGACGCGGCGGATGAGCGGCTGAGGGGCGACGAGGCCAACGAGGGGTGGATGGTCCGCGTGCTCATCGTCGGGCTCTGGTGTGCACACCCGGATCGGAGCGAGCGTCCGTCTATTGCCCAGACCATGCACGTCCTGCAGTCTGTCGAGGCGAGGCTGCCGGCGCTCCCGCAGCACATGTACAGGACCGTGCCGGACCCCATGTCGTCCTCCGGCCCGGATGAGGCTTTCTCCATTGacagctccacctccagctccggtTGTGTTCGCTCTTCTTCGGTCAACACCGGCGCCACCAAACTTTCTTCCGACTTGTCCTCGACTGCGTTGCTACAGCAATCCAAGGATCTAACTAATTGA